From Streptomyces sp. 6-11-2, one genomic window encodes:
- a CDS encoding biotin carboxylase N-terminal domain-containing protein has translation MRKVLIANRGEIAVRVARACRDAGIASVAVYADPDRDALHVRAADEAFALGGDTPATSYLDIDKVLKAAKESGADAIHPGYGFLSENADFAQAVLDADLVWIGPPPQAIRDLGDKVAARHIAQRAGAPLVAGTPDPVSGAEEVVAFAEEHGLPIAIKAAFGGGGRGLKVARTLDEVPELYESAVREAVAAFGRGECFVERYLDRPRHVETQCLADQHGNVVVVSTRDCSLQRRHQKLVEEAPAPFLSDEQVAELYRASKAILSEAGYVGAGTCEFLVGQDGTISFLEVNTRLQVEHPVTEEVAGIDLVREMFRIADGEELGYDDPPLRGHSFEFRINGEDPGRGFLPAPGTVTNFAPPSGPGVRLDAGVESGSVIGPAWDSLLAKLIVTGRTRKEALQRAARALEEFQVEGMATAIPFHRAVVTDPAFAPELTGSTDPFTVHTRWIETEFVNEIKPFTATADSAEGDEETGRETVVVEVGGKRLEVSLPTSLGMSLARTGLAAGAKPKRRAAKKSGPVASGDTLASPMQGTIVKVAVEEGQEVKEGDLVVVLEAMKMEQPLNAHRSGTIKGLSADVGASITSGAVICEIKD, from the coding sequence GTGCGCAAGGTGCTCATCGCCAACCGTGGCGAAATCGCTGTCCGCGTTGCCCGGGCCTGCCGGGACGCCGGTATCGCGAGCGTGGCCGTCTACGCCGACCCGGACCGGGACGCTCTGCATGTCCGCGCCGCGGATGAGGCGTTCGCCCTGGGCGGTGACACCCCGGCCACCAGCTACCTGGACATCGACAAGGTACTGAAGGCCGCGAAGGAGTCCGGCGCGGACGCGATCCACCCCGGGTACGGCTTCCTCTCGGAGAACGCCGACTTCGCCCAGGCCGTACTGGACGCGGACCTGGTCTGGATCGGCCCGCCGCCGCAGGCCATCCGCGACCTGGGCGACAAGGTCGCGGCCCGGCACATCGCCCAGCGCGCCGGCGCGCCGCTGGTGGCCGGCACCCCCGACCCCGTCTCCGGTGCCGAGGAGGTCGTGGCCTTCGCCGAGGAGCACGGCCTGCCGATCGCCATCAAGGCCGCCTTCGGCGGCGGCGGGCGCGGCCTGAAGGTCGCCCGCACCCTGGACGAGGTCCCCGAGCTGTACGAGTCCGCGGTGCGCGAGGCGGTGGCCGCCTTCGGCCGCGGCGAGTGCTTCGTCGAGCGCTACCTGGACCGGCCGCGGCACGTGGAGACTCAGTGCCTGGCCGACCAGCACGGCAACGTGGTCGTCGTCTCCACCCGTGACTGCTCCCTCCAGCGCCGCCACCAGAAGCTGGTCGAGGAGGCCCCGGCGCCGTTCCTGTCCGACGAGCAGGTCGCCGAGCTGTACCGCGCCTCCAAGGCGATCCTGTCGGAGGCCGGCTACGTCGGCGCCGGCACCTGTGAGTTCCTGGTCGGCCAGGACGGCACGATCTCCTTCCTGGAGGTCAACACCCGCCTCCAGGTCGAGCACCCGGTCACCGAAGAGGTCGCCGGCATCGACCTGGTCCGCGAGATGTTCCGCATCGCCGACGGCGAGGAACTCGGCTACGACGACCCGCCGCTGCGCGGCCACTCCTTCGAGTTCCGCATCAACGGCGAGGACCCGGGCCGGGGCTTCCTGCCCGCCCCCGGCACCGTGACGAACTTCGCCCCGCCGTCCGGCCCCGGCGTCCGCCTGGACGCGGGCGTCGAGTCCGGCAGCGTCATCGGCCCGGCCTGGGACTCCCTGCTGGCCAAGCTGATCGTGACCGGCCGCACCCGCAAGGAGGCCCTCCAGCGGGCCGCCCGTGCCCTGGAGGAGTTCCAGGTCGAGGGCATGGCCACCGCGATCCCCTTCCACCGCGCGGTGGTCACCGACCCGGCGTTCGCCCCCGAACTGACCGGCTCCACCGACCCGTTCACGGTCCACACCCGCTGGATCGAGACCGAGTTCGTCAACGAGATCAAGCCCTTCACCGCCACCGCCGACAGCGCGGAGGGGGACGAGGAGACGGGCCGCGAGACCGTCGTCGTCGAGGTCGGCGGCAAGCGCCTGGAGGTCTCCCTGCCCACCTCGCTGGGCATGTCCCTGGCCCGCACCGGCCTCGCCGCGGGCGCCAAGCCCAAGCGCCGCGCCGCGAAGAAGTCCGGCCCCGTCGCCTCCGGCGACACCCTCGCCTCCCCGATGCAGGGCACCATCGTCAAGGTCGCCGTCGAGGAGGGCCAGGAGGTCAAGGAGGGCGACCTGGTCGTCGTCCTGGAGGCCATGAAGATGGAGCAGCCTCTCAACGCCCACCGGAGCGGCACCATCAAGGGCCTGTCGGCCGACGTCGGCGCCTCCATCACCTCCGGCGCCGTCATCTGCGAGATCAAGGACTGA
- a CDS encoding nucleoside triphosphate pyrophosphatase, whose product MTDQPRRRLVLASQSPARLGLLRQAGLDPEVIVSGVDEDAVTAPTPAELALALAEAKASVVAARPEVRGALVIGCDSVLDLDGHALGKPADAEEATARWKAMRGRAGTLQTGHCVWDTVSGRHASATASTVVRFGEPSDEEIAAYVASGEPLYVAGAFTLDGRSAPFIDGIDGDHGNVIGISLPLVRRLLAELGVGITELWAPTED is encoded by the coding sequence ATGACAGACCAGCCGCGCCGCCGACTCGTGCTCGCCTCCCAGTCCCCCGCCCGGCTCGGGCTGCTCCGGCAGGCCGGACTCGACCCGGAGGTCATCGTCAGCGGCGTCGACGAGGACGCGGTCACCGCGCCCACCCCCGCAGAACTGGCACTCGCGCTCGCCGAGGCGAAGGCCTCCGTGGTGGCGGCCCGGCCGGAGGTCCGGGGCGCACTGGTGATCGGCTGCGACTCTGTGCTCGACCTGGACGGCCACGCCCTGGGCAAGCCCGCCGACGCCGAGGAGGCCACCGCCCGCTGGAAGGCGATGCGCGGCCGGGCCGGCACCCTCCAGACCGGGCACTGCGTCTGGGACACGGTGAGCGGCCGGCACGCCTCGGCCACCGCCTCCACCGTGGTCCGCTTCGGCGAGCCGTCGGACGAGGAGATCGCCGCGTACGTCGCCTCGGGCGAGCCGCTGTACGTGGCCGGCGCCTTCACCCTGGACGGCCGCTCGGCGCCGTTCATCGACGGCATCGACGGCGACCACGGCAACGTCATCGGCATCAGCCTGCCCCTGGTCCGCCGTCTGCTGGCCGAACTCGGCGTGGGTATCACCGAGTTGTGGGCGCCGACCGAGGACTGA
- the mmpB gene encoding morphogenic membrane protein MmpB — MLWSDPENEPPKELRDTQDMLRRLGVLMALAMVLAMFVIGVR; from the coding sequence ATGCTGTGGTCCGATCCCGAGAACGAGCCGCCGAAGGAACTGCGTGACACGCAGGACATGTTGCGGCGTCTGGGCGTTCTCATGGCACTGGCCATGGTGCTGGCGATGTTCGTGATCGGCGTGAGGTGA
- a CDS encoding DeoR/GlpR family DNA-binding transcription regulator, which produces MFAAERRQLILEMVRANGAVSLRELARVVQTSEVTVRRDVRALEAEGLLDRRHGGAVLPGGFTRESGFPQKSHLATAEKTAIADLAASLVEEGEAIVVGAGTTTQELARRLARVPGLTVVTNSLLVAQALAHANRVEVVMTGGTLRGSNYALVGSGAEQSLHGLRVSKAFLSGSGLTAERGLSTSNMLSASVDRALVQAAAEVVVLADHTKLGTDTMFQTVPTDLITRLVTDEPPAHDDRAATELQALADQGVQIAVAGATGNPVADQPPPRDRRREVPLPGPRRTQPPSANLRPASLGGEQPNGTERPAARVADLRRR; this is translated from the coding sequence GTGTTCGCTGCTGAACGTCGCCAATTGATCCTCGAAATGGTGCGAGCGAACGGTGCCGTGTCGCTCCGTGAACTCGCCCGCGTCGTCCAGACCTCCGAAGTGACCGTACGGCGGGACGTGCGGGCGCTGGAGGCCGAAGGACTCCTCGACCGCCGGCACGGCGGTGCGGTACTCCCGGGTGGGTTCACCCGGGAGTCCGGCTTCCCGCAGAAGTCGCATCTCGCGACCGCGGAGAAGACGGCCATCGCCGACCTCGCCGCGAGCCTCGTCGAAGAGGGCGAGGCGATCGTCGTGGGCGCGGGTACCACCACTCAGGAACTCGCCCGCCGGCTCGCCCGGGTTCCCGGCCTGACCGTCGTCACCAACTCCCTGCTGGTCGCCCAGGCGTTGGCCCATGCCAACCGCGTGGAGGTCGTGATGACCGGCGGCACGCTGCGCGGCTCCAACTACGCGCTCGTCGGGTCGGGGGCGGAGCAGTCGCTGCACGGGCTGCGGGTGTCCAAGGCCTTCCTGTCGGGGAGCGGGCTGACGGCCGAACGAGGCCTGTCCACCTCCAACATGCTGTCGGCGTCCGTCGACCGGGCCCTGGTCCAGGCCGCCGCGGAGGTGGTGGTCCTCGCCGACCACACCAAGCTCGGTACGGACACGATGTTCCAGACCGTCCCGACCGATCTCATCACCCGCCTGGTGACGGACGAGCCCCCGGCCCACGACGACCGCGCGGCCACCGAGCTCCAGGCCCTCGCCGACCAGGGCGTCCAGATCGCCGTGGCCGGCGCGACGGGAAACCCGGTGGCGGACCAGCCCCCGCCCCGCGACCGTCGCCGTGAGGTCCCGCTCCCGGGTCCCCGCCGCACCCAGCCGCCGAGCGCGAACCTCCGCCCGGCGTCCCTGGGCGGGGAACAGCCGAACGGCACGGAACGCCCGGCCGCGCGGGTGGCGGACCTCCGGAGGCGATGA
- a CDS encoding acyl-CoA carboxylase epsilon subunit, with the protein MIKVVRGNPTPEELAAALAVVRARAAAAATTPSGAPAPRDSWSDPSRIAARHVPLPSPTAWSRTYWPG; encoded by the coding sequence GTGATCAAGGTCGTACGAGGCAATCCGACCCCGGAGGAGCTCGCCGCCGCCCTGGCGGTGGTCCGGGCCCGCGCCGCGGCGGCAGCCACCACGCCGTCCGGCGCGCCGGCCCCCCGAGACTCCTGGTCCGACCCGTCCCGCATCGCCGCCCGGCACGTCCCTCTTCCGAGCCCGACGGCCTGGTCGCGCACCTACTGGCCCGGCTGA